AGAATATAAATGATTCTCGATTACAGTATAATCATGTTCGAAATTATAGGCGTGCAGGAAATGTTCAATTTTTTTTGAAAGAAAATGATCCTTAGTGCGCACCATTAATATTAAAAGATTATCCCATTCTGAACGATGGGTGTAGTACAGTGCACGATCATAATCGACTTTATTCAAGCTGTCCGCCTCCTTTTGTTTGAAGGAGATACTTATAGTATATAGCTGATCTGAACAAAATCTCATTCTAAAACTTGGCTATGTTGAATTATCAGGGTTTTCTTTTTTTACCTGTATAAAAAAGCTGA
This DNA window, taken from Niallia sp. Man26, encodes the following:
- a CDS encoding YhdB family protein yields the protein MNKVDYDRALYYTHRSEWDNLLILMVRTKDHFLSKKIEHFLHAYNFEHDYTVIENHLYSLLRYIDHANDNVSGYDIHTTMM